A section of the Pseudovibrio sp. M1P-2-3 genome encodes:
- a CDS encoding DUF4434 domain-containing protein — MATETIEFWWALRPRFKIGVITLISLAFFLSSCLSAKEDPEPPRCFKVEYSFIQPWGDHYSDSYEQWVNEFEQHKNFGIDQIVLQWTLWGTQIHSSPPTPQWFPTALRAAKKTGVKLWVGLHYDPQFIIKLKGNRVRTYLAQRSRESTALAKALISQMEALAFPADNFAGWYLSDEVDSKLLTNDFYYLFLSQYFLEVRQNLQILRGVPVAVSAYTGGNGDKQNLAFLWNQFMTATGINVLFNQDGVGAKLQTLSQAGDYNLLLSNYATKYGWNIIPVVELFNIKKSSNQFQTVSASPRQVIERMNEVEQNRDNPVAVFSLSSHVLQSKSPYKAQLEDLFKDNTIICHDQLPM; from the coding sequence ATGGCGACCGAAACGATAGAATTCTGGTGGGCGTTACGACCACGTTTTAAGATAGGTGTCATAACTCTTATCTCTCTTGCGTTCTTTCTTTCCTCTTGCCTCTCCGCAAAAGAAGACCCCGAACCTCCACGGTGTTTCAAAGTAGAATACAGCTTCATACAGCCATGGGGAGATCATTATTCGGATAGCTATGAGCAATGGGTCAACGAGTTCGAACAACACAAGAACTTTGGAATTGACCAAATCGTTCTTCAATGGACCTTGTGGGGCACTCAAATTCACTCCTCCCCACCGACACCGCAGTGGTTTCCAACGGCCTTGCGTGCAGCCAAAAAAACAGGCGTGAAGTTATGGGTCGGACTTCATTATGACCCGCAGTTCATCATAAAATTGAAAGGCAACAGGGTCAGAACCTATCTGGCGCAAAGATCACGGGAAAGCACTGCCCTTGCCAAAGCCCTGATTTCACAGATGGAGGCCCTTGCCTTTCCTGCCGACAACTTCGCAGGGTGGTACCTGTCTGACGAAGTTGATAGCAAGCTTCTTACCAACGATTTTTATTACCTTTTTCTCTCTCAGTATTTTTTGGAGGTCAGACAGAACCTACAAATACTTAGAGGTGTCCCCGTTGCTGTTTCCGCTTATACCGGAGGGAATGGAGATAAGCAGAACCTCGCCTTCCTTTGGAACCAGTTTATGACGGCCACTGGTATCAATGTTCTTTTCAACCAAGATGGCGTGGGGGCAAAACTTCAAACCCTCTCACAAGCTGGGGACTACAATCTATTATTGAGCAACTACGCGACTAAATACGGCTGGAACATTATTCCAGTGGTTGAGCTGTTCAATATTAAAAAAAGTTCCAATCAGTTTCAGACTGTAAGTGCGTCCCCCCGGCAGGTCATTGAACGTATGAATGAAGTTGAACAAAACCGTGATAATCCAGTAGCTGTCTTTTCTCTATCAAGTCATGTTCTTCAGTCAAAGTCTCCATACAAGGCTCAGCTAGAAGATTTGTTTAAAGACAATACAATAATATGCCATGATCAACTTCCAATGTAG
- the wecB gene encoding non-hydrolyzing UDP-N-acetylglucosamine 2-epimerase, translating into MQQEVSSNSHQVLCLIGTRPEAIKMAPVVLALDQHPKFSPKIVLSGQHSNLTKDALHLFGLVNYIQLNPHLQNHSLATQAATYLQATSTAIEQLEPGYMLVHGDTTTGLAGALAAFYARIKVAHVEAGLRSGDLDNPFPEEANRLLIDRLCDKLFAPTHHSASLLLREGVSSDKIIVTGNTVVDALRLISSNLEAAHFLPQLKGQLPKNRPFILVTTHRRENWGRPMHQICKAIKELLLENPSYFVVLPVHPNPNVQQVILPELTNVDRVILTEPLDYTALIALQKDADFIMTDSGGLQEEAPTFSTPVLVLRHTTERPEAIEAGCSRLVGVNTEAIKAGAQETIDKKNKDQTMVNPFGDGHAAERIVRTIAQSI; encoded by the coding sequence ATGCAGCAGGAGGTATCAAGTAACAGCCATCAGGTACTTTGCCTCATAGGAACACGGCCAGAAGCCATCAAAATGGCACCTGTGGTGCTCGCTCTCGACCAGCATCCGAAGTTCTCGCCGAAAATTGTTCTCTCTGGTCAGCACTCCAATCTCACCAAAGATGCTCTGCACCTGTTTGGGCTGGTGAACTACATTCAGTTAAATCCCCATCTTCAAAACCACAGCCTCGCAACGCAAGCTGCCACCTACCTTCAAGCAACCAGCACAGCCATCGAGCAGCTTGAGCCCGGATATATGCTTGTTCACGGAGACACCACAACGGGTTTGGCCGGTGCGCTTGCAGCTTTTTATGCCCGTATTAAAGTCGCTCATGTGGAAGCGGGCCTGCGAAGTGGCGACCTTGACAACCCATTTCCCGAGGAAGCGAACCGCCTACTCATTGACCGCCTGTGCGACAAACTCTTTGCCCCGACACATCACTCAGCCTCCTTACTTCTTCGCGAAGGTGTCTCCTCCGATAAAATCATCGTCACCGGCAATACCGTGGTTGATGCGCTTCGGTTGATATCAAGCAATTTGGAAGCGGCACATTTTCTGCCGCAACTCAAAGGCCAACTTCCAAAAAACCGTCCGTTTATTCTTGTCACAACCCATCGCAGGGAAAACTGGGGTAGGCCGATGCATCAGATTTGCAAGGCCATCAAGGAGCTCCTCCTTGAAAACCCTTCCTACTTTGTTGTGCTGCCCGTCCACCCCAACCCGAATGTTCAGCAAGTCATTCTACCGGAACTTACAAATGTCGACCGGGTCATATTGACCGAACCGCTGGACTATACGGCCTTGATTGCGCTACAAAAGGACGCGGATTTTATTATGACTGATAGTGGTGGCCTGCAGGAAGAAGCCCCTACTTTTTCAACTCCGGTTCTGGTCCTGCGACATACGACAGAAAGACCGGAGGCTATAGAAGCAGGGTGCTCACGCCTTGTTGGTGTCAACACCGAGGCAATCAAAGCCGGGGCTCAGGAAACAATAGATAAGAAAAATAAAGACCAGACAATGGTAAACCCCTTCGGTGATGGGCATGCGGCAGAGCGGATCGTTCGTACTATCGCCCAATCCATCTAG
- a CDS encoding alpha-hydroxy acid oxidase encodes MLLNIDDFKKKARKRVPKLFFEYADSGSWTQSTYRENEADFEKLKFVPRVLVDMANRTLETNIIGQKFSMPVGLAPVGMTGMQHADGEILAAQAAEEFGIPFTLSTMSICSLEAVAEKTSRPFWFQLYVMRDRKFVEALIERAKAVNCSALVLTLDLQILGQRHKDIRNGLSAPPKFNMKHIWQVGSRPLWCLQMLATKNRSFGNIIGHATGISDMSSLSSWTTQQFDPSLSWEDVTWIKKRWGGPLILKGIMDKGDALKAAKTGADAIIVSNHGGRQLDGAPSSISVLPEIVDSVGKHIEVHLDSGVRSGQDILRAKALGATATYIGRPYIYGLGVAGKKGVTKVLEILRNELDITMAHCGKRDINEVNRSILYGGSL; translated from the coding sequence ATGCTTCTCAATATCGATGATTTTAAGAAGAAAGCCCGCAAACGTGTCCCAAAACTGTTTTTCGAATATGCAGATTCCGGATCTTGGACACAAAGCACCTACCGGGAAAATGAAGCTGACTTTGAAAAATTGAAGTTCGTGCCACGGGTTCTGGTCGACATGGCAAACAGAACTCTTGAAACAAACATAATTGGCCAGAAGTTTTCTATGCCCGTTGGTTTGGCTCCAGTCGGCATGACAGGCATGCAGCATGCAGATGGAGAAATCCTTGCCGCGCAAGCTGCAGAAGAATTTGGCATACCTTTCACTCTCTCCACGATGAGTATTTGCTCCCTTGAAGCCGTTGCCGAAAAAACGTCAAGGCCATTCTGGTTCCAACTCTATGTGATGCGTGACCGCAAGTTTGTGGAAGCGCTTATCGAGAGGGCCAAAGCAGTCAATTGCTCCGCACTGGTGCTCACACTGGATTTACAAATCCTCGGCCAAAGACATAAGGACATTCGTAATGGTCTGTCTGCGCCCCCGAAATTCAATATGAAACATATCTGGCAGGTGGGTTCACGCCCGCTTTGGTGCCTGCAAATGCTAGCGACAAAAAATCGTAGTTTCGGCAATATCATAGGACATGCAACTGGTATTTCCGATATGTCGTCGCTCTCGTCATGGACCACACAACAGTTTGATCCTAGCCTCAGCTGGGAGGATGTTACGTGGATAAAGAAACGATGGGGTGGTCCACTCATCCTGAAGGGGATCATGGACAAGGGCGACGCGCTGAAGGCTGCCAAAACCGGAGCAGATGCCATCATTGTTTCAAATCATGGAGGACGCCAACTTGATGGAGCCCCTTCCTCTATTTCCGTGTTGCCGGAAATTGTTGACAGTGTTGGAAAACATATTGAAGTGCATCTGGACAGTGGAGTTCGCTCGGGGCAGGACATCTTGAGAGCAAAAGCTTTGGGTGCGACAGCCACTTATATCGGCCGGCCATATATTTATGGACTGGGGGTGGCGGGCAAAAAAGGCGTTACAAAAGTCCTCGAAATCCTGCGCAACGAACTTGATATCACTATGGCCCACTGCGGAAAACGGGATATTAATGAAGTCAATCGCTCCATTCTTTACGGGGGATCTTTGTAG
- a CDS encoding IS630 family transposase (programmed frameshift), translated as MSAIPLRRDYDASSLRTLACQSKDVRQSRRLLALAAVYDGLSRLEAARMGGMDRQTLRDWVHRFNAEGPHGLYNRKSPGRVRWLNKEQMAEFADLVEAGPDLQQHGVIRWRRRDLQGVIEQKFGVSYSERAISSLLRVLGFSRVSVRSQHPAQDEQVMETYKKNFHARLKEIKARLPSQTSMEIWWQDEARIGQKNGLTRRWAKKGTRPRAPSDGRYQSTYVFGAICPAHGKGAALVLPKANTNSMQLHLKEISRTVAKGAHAVVLMDQAGWHTTAKLKLPDNITILLLPPRSPELNPVENVWQYLRQNWLSNRTFQDYQEIVDAACSAWNKLIQQPHTITSIGRRNWAHTGQL; from the exons ATGTCAGCGATCCCATTGCGCCGAGACTATGATGCTTCTTCGTTACGAACTCTTGCTTGTCAAAGTAAGGATGTCAGGCAGAGCCGCCGCCTTCTTGCTCTTGCTGCTGTTTATGATGGGTTGTCGCGCTTGGAGGCGGCACGCATGGGCGGCATGGACCGCCAAACACTGCGAGACTGGGTGCATCGGTTTAACGCAGAAGGGCCGCACGGCCTGTACAATCGTAAGAGCCCGGGCCGTGTCCGGTGGTTAAATAAAGAGCAAATGGCTGAATTTGCAGATCTGGTTGAGGCTGGGCCTGATTTACAACAACACGGCGTAATTCGCTGGCGTCGGCGGGATCTGCAAGGTGTGATCGAGCAGAAGTTTGGGGTCAGCTATAGCGAAAGGGCTATTTCAAGCCTCCTCAGAGTTCTGGGATTTTCTCGGGTCAGCGTTCGGTCACAGCACCCGGCACAGGACGAGCAAGTTATGGAGACATATA AAAAAAACTTCCATGCCCGGCTTAAAGAAATAAAAGCGCGCTTGCCCTCACAAACATCCATGGAAATCTGGTGGCAGGACGAAGCCCGCATTGGTCAAAAAAATGGGCTCACCAGAAGGTGGGCAAAAAAAGGAACGAGACCACGGGCTCCCAGCGACGGGCGCTATCAATCAACTTATGTATTCGGGGCCATCTGCCCCGCCCACGGCAAAGGGGCAGCACTTGTTTTGCCCAAAGCCAATACCAATTCCATGCAGCTTCACCTTAAAGAAATCAGCCGAACCGTCGCCAAAGGGGCGCACGCAGTGGTCCTGATGGATCAAGCGGGTTGGCATACAACGGCAAAACTGAAGTTGCCTGATAATATAACCATCTTGCTGCTCCCACCCCGTTCTCCGGAGCTCAACCCGGTTGAAAATGTTTGGCAGTACTTACGGCAAAACTGGCTCTCTAACCGAACCTTTCAAGACTACCAGGAAATTGTCGATGCCGCATGTTCCGCTTGGAATAAGCTTATTCAACAACCCCACACAATCACATCAATCGGTAGACGAAATTGGGCGCATACAGGTCAATTATAA